The proteins below come from a single Flavobacteriales bacterium genomic window:
- a CDS encoding DDE-type integrase/transposase/recombinase, with the protein MIRDIKHLTHPGRLWVSDITYIRLSNGFCYLSIVTDAYSHRIIGHCLHPTLHSNGPINALVMACGSKRQATLIHHNDRGSQYCCDEHVKMLEHYGIRISMTENGDPYENAIVERVNGIHKTEFELHRTFSGLAEAEGAVHSAVDRYNRIRPHASCDNLTPDRAHEGSGVLRKRWKTRAEHEKMMN; encoded by the coding sequence CTGATACGGGACATCAAACATCTGACACATCCCGGCCGGCTATGGGTGAGCGACATCACCTACATCCGCCTGAGCAACGGCTTCTGCTACCTGAGCATCGTCACCGATGCCTACTCGCACCGCATCATCGGCCATTGTCTGCATCCCACCCTTCACAGCAACGGTCCCATCAATGCACTGGTGATGGCCTGCGGTTCCAAGCGGCAGGCCACGCTCATACATCACAACGACCGTGGTTCGCAATACTGCTGCGATGAGCATGTGAAAATGCTGGAGCACTACGGTATCCGCATCTCCATGACCGAGAACGGAGACCCCTACGAGAACGCCATTGTCGAACGGGTCAACGGCATCCACAAGACCGAGTTCGAACTGCACAGGACATTCTCCGGCCTTGCTGAGGCCGAAGGAGCAGTACACAGCGCAGTGGATCGCTACAACCGCATCCGCCCCCACGCCAGCTGCGACAACCTCACCCCCGACCGGGCACATGAGGGCAGTGGAGTACTCCGCAAACGCTGGAAGACAAGGGCCGAGCATGAGAAAATGATGAACTGA